From one bacterium genomic stretch:
- a CDS encoding right-handed parallel beta-helix repeat-containing protein, with protein sequence MKKRILLAVLFLLLAMIVGCDKDEGTPPDITRGTPISGNWSGSHGGVFTATADLTVPAGQTLTLQPGTEIQFDRGVKLDVYGKIVAIGSKGHEIIFTTGVNSPDRGVWGGVILHTNTDTSKFKFVHFRWGSKFELVSDTIATVGNVFKGILSVHDAKAVVENCSFARSGWDGVDVQGGQGYARVDHSIFFKNAFNGVRVRHGAQIVVTNSIFITNDDAAIREALPGGGSLTGNTNDIWNNVSNPPRVSELGRVIQAMPGDISVDPMFADPDNFDFTLLPGSPVIDQGDASFTDDPDNTRTDMGAYYYHQSPYEIFGPLPSHIGPGTFKVVYDVTVPQDCTVTIAPGTVFKFDGLYAMHVMGTLHADGTNDNWITFTSNKEAPDRGDWKNIYFDGNSATGSSMSYCKVKYASNFTPNSHIAIGGISVNAAAISLNNVYVEESLFDGIHLLNGAAGTFRNLDINGFGHYGISCELNIVTAVEKFKIRNGLGTGINITNNSSPHFSNGLIVDNGTSGVRIEQLCNPVFNFMTIANNQYNGMSVISNSNPTLTNSIIASNSLNGI encoded by the coding sequence ATGAAGAAACGAATCTTATTGGCGGTGCTCTTTTTGTTGCTGGCAATGATTGTCGGATGCGACAAAGACGAGGGTACCCCGCCAGATATCACAAGAGGAACGCCGATTTCCGGTAACTGGTCAGGATCGCATGGCGGTGTTTTCACTGCAACTGCCGATCTGACAGTTCCGGCAGGTCAAACGTTGACCTTACAACCGGGTACTGAAATCCAGTTCGATCGGGGTGTCAAACTTGATGTTTATGGGAAGATTGTCGCGATTGGTAGTAAAGGTCACGAGATTATCTTTACTACTGGCGTTAACAGTCCCGACCGTGGTGTATGGGGTGGTGTTATCCTCCATACCAACACCGACACATCGAAATTTAAATTTGTACACTTCCGTTGGGGTTCAAAGTTTGAATTGGTTTCCGACACAATCGCAACGGTAGGCAATGTCTTCAAAGGCATTCTGTCGGTACACGATGCAAAAGCGGTAGTCGAGAATTGCAGCTTTGCCCGTTCGGGTTGGGATGGAGTAGATGTGCAGGGTGGACAAGGGTATGCCCGGGTCGATCACTCTATCTTCTTTAAAAATGCATTCAATGGTGTTCGGGTTCGTCATGGCGCACAAATCGTTGTGACGAATTCAATCTTTATTACGAATGACGACGCAGCTATCCGTGAAGCATTACCCGGTGGTGGTTCATTAACTGGCAACACGAACGATATTTGGAACAACGTTTCCAATCCACCGCGTGTAAGTGAATTAGGGCGAGTTATCCAAGCGATGCCTGGTGATATTTCGGTTGACCCAATGTTTGCCGACCCCGATAATTTCGATTTTACACTGTTACCCGGTTCACCAGTAATCGATCAGGGAGATGCCTCCTTTACTGACGATCCCGATAACACCCGAACCGACATGGGTGCTTATTACTATCATCAGTCACCCTATGAAATTTTTGGTCCGTTGCCGAGTCACATCGGACCCGGAACCTTTAAAGTCGTTTATGATGTTACCGTACCCCAAGACTGTACAGTAACGATCGCCCCCGGAACAGTTTTCAAGTTCGACGGCTTGTATGCTATGCATGTTATGGGAACGTTGCATGCCGACGGTACGAATGACAACTGGATAACCTTTACTTCCAACAAAGAAGCGCCTGACCGTGGCGACTGGAAGAATATTTACTTTGACGGGAATAGCGCAACTGGCAGTTCGATGAGCTATTGCAAGGTGAAGTATGCCAGCAATTTCACCCCTAACTCACATATTGCGATTGGTGGCATCTCTGTGAATGCGGCTGCGATTTCGCTCAACAATGTGTATGTCGAAGAGTCGCTGTTCGATGGAATTCACCTTTTGAACGGTGCTGCTGGTACTTTCCGGAATCTTGATATAAACGGGTTTGGCCATTACGGTATCAGTTGCGAGTTGAACATTGTTACTGCTGTTGAGAAATTCAAAATTCGCAATGGTTTGGGTACTGGAATCAATATTACCAATAACTCATCGCCTCATTTCTCGAATGGTCTCATTGTCGATAACGGCACATCTGGTGTTCGAATCGAACAACTTTGCAATCCGGTTTTCAATTTTATGACGATTGCAAATAACCAGTATAACGGGATGTCGGTGATTTCAAACTCGAATCCCACGCTTACGAATTCGATCATTGCGAGTAATTCGTTAAATGGTATTTAG
- a CDS encoding PorV/PorQ family protein: protein MKRTWLHIIRLIPLLLLPALVFAQAKVGTSTFQFLKIGPSARAVAMGEAFIGIANDASATYYNPGAMIVMKQPKFMFTHVSYPAGVKYDYVAGIYPMPQVYGVAGAFVSGLTTDNITETTPEMPYGTGRTFNVSEWTIGGSYCQRLTDKFSVGFTGRYIRSDLADVSANGWSADVGTYYETGWRNIRIAMVIQNFGPDVKYIQTEHTLPMIFKFGGAAEVYKRNDHTVLVAFEGWHPNDNIEMVAIGAEYDWRNFVQFRLGKKINGVTRDSWEKYQGNRTSNDPFVEYPVFDEDGGISFDGASVGFGVKLPMGLSVDYALTNIGYFGDLHRFTLSYSMK, encoded by the coding sequence ATGAAACGCACATGGTTGCATATAATCAGGCTGATCCCTCTCCTCTTGCTGCCGGCGCTTGTGTTTGCGCAGGCGAAGGTCGGCACTTCGACCTTCCAGTTCTTGAAGATCGGGCCATCAGCACGCGCTGTCGCAATGGGCGAAGCATTCATCGGAATCGCTAACGACGCTTCTGCGACTTACTACAATCCGGGCGCAATGATCGTCATGAAACAGCCGAAATTCATGTTTACTCATGTGAGTTATCCGGCCGGTGTGAAGTACGATTATGTCGCTGGTATTTATCCGATGCCGCAAGTATACGGGGTTGCCGGAGCTTTCGTATCAGGATTAACTACAGACAATATCACTGAGACGACACCGGAAATGCCTTATGGTACTGGACGAACCTTCAACGTATCGGAATGGACAATTGGCGGCTCTTACTGCCAGCGGCTAACCGATAAGTTCTCAGTTGGCTTTACCGGACGTTACATTCGATCCGATTTGGCGGATGTTTCCGCGAATGGGTGGTCGGCCGATGTCGGCACCTATTACGAAACCGGCTGGCGAAATATTCGGATTGCTATGGTGATCCAGAATTTTGGACCGGACGTAAAGTACATCCAGACCGAACATACTTTACCGATGATTTTCAAGTTTGGCGGCGCTGCTGAAGTCTACAAGAGGAATGACCATACGGTTTTGGTGGCATTTGAAGGGTGGCATCCCAACGATAACATCGAAATGGTAGCAATTGGTGCCGAGTATGATTGGCGGAATTTTGTCCAGTTCCGTCTTGGCAAGAAGATTAACGGTGTAACTCGCGATTCTTGGGAAAAATACCAAGGAAATCGCACCAGTAACGATCCGTTTGTCGAGTATCCCGTTTTCGATGAAGATGGCGGAATATCATTCGACGGCGCATCGGTAGGTTTTGGCGTCAAGCTTCCAATGGGTTTGTCAGTCGACTATGCGTTGACAAACATTGGTTACTTCGGCGACTTGCATCGTTTCACGCTCAGTTATTCAATGAAGTGA
- a CDS encoding T9SS type A sorting domain-containing protein, translated as MNHPLNRRSLVKLVLVIAAICAVAIPAIAVDVSGSVSGNWTRGFSPYRIVGDITVPPDSALFIEAGVDVVYTGPYAIYVNNGAALRVRGDSIVGSSTSLDTVMFQTDPAVTDTLQWGRGIRFTNANNFSEIRYAKFARLRASGVWPENNGGALYVEGCSPKIKFVEFYRCKAAFYGGAMHFWFSSSTVEHALIDSCNAIEGGGGVDMWFSTITFKFVTAVSNYIPLAIQTNGGAILVGSSSNLSLSHCVLYRNELPLDSGIAKIGDGSAYVARYSYWRAISASNGNVSTELNSTHWTQTPPWSPSIVSPLIDAGDPNEPVGAELLPNGGRVNVGYYGQTSLATKSVAVAEIFPSPIDTIKLGDLKIGKQISATKRFRNIGRAPLAPLFIKNMHSDNSIVLIQYGDSLVTQIDSLRPLYPDSTFELKVYWRPTTIGVQRSHITWRWNDRDTNYVYDTIVVQGNGINPRINVNVDTLNFGERSNYSRDTLRAVLSNSGTTELSVSAISVGSVFDGGFGSTLTGAARIPVDSTKQLNVTFEPDNVGYFAARLSIVNNDSLRSIYVHGYSRGSFFESDTFYHAGFVPQGSTRDYQVRVYNNGNATLQIDSVVFNNPIVRANFTSPILIGIADTVLQRPDTGFIPIVFAPTALRTDTVRGIVYTNDGKLDTIRIIGRGIQYGEYISNSITGILEPATSGIPYVITGEVSIPRTSTLRIRPDVHILFEPGSSLKVEGTIIAEGTQTQPIVFSAQDSSNFRTPFLVFNETSGDNKLSFVTITGPDADITVRQPMITATRSNFTLDHCSIIGGNATDGAVMKLLLSNAKLVRCELRNHTATNGGVIALVDSRATTIRSVFADNRATGNGGVIHAGNGSEVISYNDLFLRNHAAYGGVVAMFDNSEATVNNSVFHNNISDSIATIGYMSQSVAKISSSIITGTQGSVDFAGPLGSYSNPLISFSLIERSNSAYTPLALWNNDTVNFQLVSGAQAIDAGDPNPSKNDYWFPPAMGTARNDAGLTGGPKSGEGELNAMGILLMDNPGIGALPDVAIYRIDPNVTVDSLQFVPTSGTPQYLPLTVLPNGTDIYRSRITTTGSATVTAIGHNTANPAERYRVTRLVGVVQSGTMAIGPWTVGVSEGAGFVRATLAISSEATGFGPDIEIGASSNRIVTLTFDGELPGGQRFALLKQSNGNWMEVASVTRSNGSATADVTGSGTYRIMAVEDLTPVVSLPTEFALSDAFPNPFNPVTSLKLSAPIAGYYRVTVYDLLGRTVAVLLNSDISAGTHTLRWNATTSNGAPVAAGIYWVKAESAANSAVRKLVLMK; from the coding sequence GTGAACCATCCATTGAACCGACGTTCCCTCGTCAAACTGGTTTTGGTGATTGCCGCAATATGCGCGGTTGCCATTCCTGCGATAGCGGTCGACGTTTCCGGTTCGGTTTCCGGAAACTGGACACGAGGATTCAGTCCCTATCGGATAGTCGGAGACATTACCGTGCCTCCCGATTCGGCGCTTTTCATTGAGGCGGGCGTTGACGTTGTCTATACCGGTCCGTATGCGATATATGTGAATAACGGGGCAGCTCTGCGCGTCCGCGGCGATTCCATTGTCGGCAGTTCGACATCGTTGGATACCGTTATGTTCCAAACCGACCCCGCCGTAACCGATACGTTACAATGGGGTCGCGGGATCCGCTTTACGAATGCAAACAACTTCTCGGAAATACGTTACGCAAAGTTTGCTCGTCTTCGTGCCAGTGGCGTTTGGCCAGAGAATAACGGCGGCGCATTGTATGTCGAAGGTTGCAGCCCAAAGATAAAGTTCGTCGAATTTTATCGTTGCAAAGCGGCATTCTACGGTGGTGCAATGCACTTCTGGTTTTCCAGCAGCACGGTCGAGCACGCATTGATCGACAGTTGTAACGCTATTGAGGGCGGCGGCGGCGTTGACATGTGGTTCTCCACGATTACTTTCAAATTTGTAACCGCTGTTTCCAATTACATCCCACTTGCGATTCAAACCAATGGCGGGGCGATTTTGGTTGGTTCAAGTTCTAATCTGTCATTGTCTCACTGCGTTCTCTATCGTAATGAACTCCCATTAGATAGCGGTATCGCAAAAATCGGCGATGGTAGCGCATATGTTGCGCGTTACAGTTACTGGAGAGCGATTTCCGCCAGCAATGGTAATGTATCAACTGAACTGAACAGCACTCATTGGACGCAAACTCCACCATGGAGCCCCAGCATTGTAAGTCCTTTGATCGACGCCGGTGATCCCAACGAACCGGTCGGTGCAGAATTGCTGCCGAATGGCGGTCGGGTTAATGTCGGCTATTACGGACAAACAAGTTTAGCAACCAAGTCGGTCGCTGTTGCTGAAATATTCCCCAGTCCCATCGATACGATAAAATTGGGGGATTTAAAAATCGGTAAACAGATTAGTGCGACAAAGCGCTTTCGTAATATTGGACGGGCTCCATTAGCTCCGTTGTTCATCAAGAACATGCACTCGGATAATTCTATCGTCCTGATCCAATATGGCGACTCACTGGTTACACAAATCGATAGTCTTCGACCGTTGTATCCAGATAGCACTTTTGAGCTTAAAGTGTACTGGCGCCCCACTACGATTGGCGTGCAGCGTTCGCACATAACGTGGCGTTGGAATGACCGCGACACGAATTATGTTTATGACACGATTGTCGTGCAAGGCAACGGTATCAACCCCCGAATAAATGTAAATGTTGACACATTGAATTTCGGCGAGCGGTCAAATTACTCACGCGACACCTTACGTGCAGTGTTATCGAATAGCGGTACTACCGAACTAAGCGTTTCCGCGATTTCAGTCGGATCGGTGTTTGACGGTGGTTTTGGATCAACTTTAACTGGGGCGGCACGAATCCCAGTTGACTCGACGAAGCAACTGAATGTTACATTTGAACCGGACAATGTGGGATATTTTGCTGCTCGGCTTTCCATCGTGAATAACGACTCATTACGATCGATTTATGTTCACGGTTACTCCCGCGGTTCTTTCTTTGAGTCGGATACATTCTATCATGCGGGCTTTGTTCCACAAGGTTCCACCAGGGATTATCAGGTAAGGGTTTATAACAACGGAAATGCAACATTACAAATTGACAGTGTTGTATTCAACAATCCGATTGTTCGAGCAAATTTTACTTCACCGATTTTGATCGGCATCGCCGATACCGTACTACAACGTCCCGATACTGGATTTATCCCGATTGTTTTCGCGCCAACAGCACTCCGTACCGATACAGTACGCGGTATTGTCTACACTAATGATGGGAAACTGGATACAATCCGGATTATTGGACGGGGTATTCAATATGGTGAGTACATCTCGAATTCAATAACCGGGATTCTGGAACCGGCAACCAGCGGTATTCCTTATGTGATTACCGGTGAAGTATCGATTCCGCGAACATCGACTCTTCGAATTCGCCCCGACGTTCACATTCTCTTTGAACCGGGTTCATCGCTGAAGGTGGAAGGCACGATTATCGCTGAAGGCACCCAGACGCAACCAATCGTTTTTTCTGCTCAAGATTCATCTAACTTCCGTACACCGTTCTTGGTGTTTAATGAAACATCGGGTGACAACAAGTTATCGTTCGTAACAATAACTGGCCCTGACGCCGACATTACTGTTCGACAACCAATGATTACAGCCACGCGCTCAAACTTCACCCTTGACCATTGCTCAATAATCGGCGGTAATGCCACTGATGGCGCTGTAATGAAGTTACTTCTAAGCAATGCGAAGTTAGTTCGTTGTGAATTGAGAAATCACACCGCGACCAATGGTGGTGTGATCGCTTTGGTCGATAGCCGGGCTACAACTATCCGCAGTGTATTTGCGGACAACCGAGCTACCGGCAACGGTGGTGTGATTCATGCCGGAAATGGTTCAGAAGTTATTTCGTACAACGATCTCTTCTTGCGGAATCACGCGGCATACGGTGGTGTGGTCGCCATGTTCGACAACTCTGAAGCAACAGTTAACAACAGCGTATTCCATAATAACATCAGCGACTCCATTGCAACTATCGGCTACATGTCGCAGTCGGTGGCAAAGATATCTTCTTCGATTATTACCGGAACGCAAGGTTCAGTTGATTTTGCCGGGCCTCTCGGTAGCTATTCTAATCCGTTGATCAGTTTTTCGTTGATCGAGCGGTCGAATAGCGCATATACTCCGCTCGCCTTGTGGAATAACGATACGGTGAATTTCCAGTTAGTCAGCGGAGCTCAAGCAATCGATGCCGGCGATCCGAACCCATCGAAGAATGATTATTGGTTCCCACCAGCGATGGGTACAGCGCGAAATGATGCTGGACTCACCGGCGGACCGAAGTCCGGTGAAGGCGAGTTGAATGCGATGGGCATCCTTTTGATGGACAATCCGGGAATTGGCGCTCTACCGGACGTTGCGATCTATCGAATCGATCCGAATGTTACGGTTGATTCTTTGCAGTTCGTACCAACTTCGGGAACACCGCAATACTTGCCATTGACAGTTCTGCCCAACGGAACCGACATCTACCGCAGTCGGATCACGACGACCGGATCGGCAACGGTGACTGCGATAGGTCATAATACTGCGAATCCAGCAGAACGATATCGTGTAACCCGTCTGGTCGGAGTCGTTCAATCGGGCACGATGGCAATTGGTCCATGGACGGTTGGTGTTTCGGAAGGGGCTGGATTCGTCCGTGCGACATTGGCAATTTCGAGCGAGGCGACCGGATTTGGTCCGGATATTGAAATCGGCGCGTCTTCAAATCGTATTGTTACTCTGACATTTGATGGTGAATTGCCGGGTGGCCAGCGATTTGCTTTGTTAAAGCAAAGCAATGGAAACTGGATGGAAGTAGCTTCAGTAACGCGTAGTAATGGCAGTGCTACCGCCGATGTTACCGGTTCTGGAACCTATCGCATCATGGCGGTGGAAGATTTGACACCTGTCGTTTCATTACCTACGGAATTCGCATTATCTGATGCATTCCCGAATCCATTTAACCCTGTGACCTCGTTGAAGCTATCAGCACCGATCGCTGGATACTACCGAGTTACAGTGTATGACTTGCTGGGTCGCACCGTTGCAGTCTTACTGAATAGCGATATTTCTGCCGGAACGCACACCCTCCGGTGGAATGCAACGACAAGCAATGGCGCTCCAGTTGCTGCTGGTATTTACTGGGTGAAAGCCGAAAGCGCCGCGAATTCGGCGGTACGTAAACTGGTCTTGATGAAGTAG
- a CDS encoding cold-shock protein: MVKGKVKWFSKEKGYGFISQDNGGRDVFVHYSAIQGGGFRTLENGQEVEFDVKDGPKGPQAENVQPIIKG; encoded by the coding sequence GTGGTGAAAGGTAAAGTGAAGTGGTTCTCGAAAGAGAAAGGATACGGCTTCATTTCTCAGGATAATGGCGGTCGCGATGTATTCGTTCACTATTCGGCAATTCAGGGTGGTGGTTTTCGAACATTGGAAAATGGACAGGAAGTAGAATTTGATGTGAAAGATGGTCCCAAAGGTCCGCAAGCCGAAAATGTTCAACCGATCATAAAAGGGTAA
- a CDS encoding NAD-dependent epimerase/dehydratase family protein, with protein sequence MNAVVTGATGHLGANLVRVLLAQGIPVRVMVRSESNKIGIERLPVEVVTGDILQPASLNSVLAGCTHLFHAAAVFDFHPHKRNTILETAVTGTKNILEAAIKCSTLQRIVYTSSTAAIGYSRNARSPKTELHWNDDFDSPYVEAKTRAEQLVHEMQLATGLPIVTVNPSVLLGYYDYRLTPSTQMVHRFLMQSLPVTIPGGMSIVDVTDAAVGHFLAAERGIPGERYILTGGNLTIREFYDTTAELTGLSAPSWELGKATGSLAVKAMEAYAKLRRKAPQLTLKRFRSLYQRYGFYDAAKAKSELGFQPTAVRNAIARSIAWLLLANSIPIERVKKMSLQEEVMRYLPNEWEPGKVFQLQSFQGHQ encoded by the coding sequence ATGAACGCAGTAGTAACCGGTGCAACGGGTCATTTGGGGGCGAATTTGGTTCGGGTGTTACTCGCTCAAGGAATCCCGGTTCGTGTGATGGTTCGCTCTGAAAGTAATAAAATTGGGATCGAACGTCTCCCGGTTGAGGTCGTAACCGGTGATATCTTGCAACCGGCTTCACTAAACTCCGTATTAGCAGGATGTACTCACCTATTCCATGCCGCCGCCGTTTTTGATTTCCATCCTCACAAGAGAAACACAATTTTAGAGACTGCCGTAACGGGAACTAAAAACATTCTCGAAGCGGCAATAAAATGCTCTACCCTGCAAAGGATAGTATATACCTCTTCTACCGCAGCCATCGGGTATTCCCGTAATGCTCGTTCACCAAAAACCGAGTTGCATTGGAACGATGATTTCGATAGTCCCTATGTTGAAGCAAAAACCCGTGCCGAACAACTCGTTCATGAAATGCAGTTGGCGACCGGACTTCCAATTGTAACGGTAAACCCTTCGGTTCTATTGGGATATTATGACTATCGGTTAACACCATCGACTCAAATGGTACACCGTTTTTTAATGCAATCACTTCCGGTAACGATTCCCGGAGGGATGTCGATTGTCGATGTCACGGATGCCGCAGTTGGACATTTTTTGGCGGCAGAACGGGGCATTCCCGGGGAGCGATACATCTTAACCGGTGGAAATCTAACGATTCGCGAGTTTTATGATACGACTGCTGAACTGACAGGATTATCTGCACCAAGTTGGGAGTTGGGAAAGGCAACTGGTTCGCTTGCTGTAAAAGCGATGGAAGCGTATGCAAAACTTCGGAGAAAGGCCCCCCAGTTAACACTCAAGCGATTTCGCAGTTTATATCAACGTTATGGTTTTTATGATGCAGCCAAAGCGAAAAGTGAGTTAGGCTTTCAGCCGACAGCGGTGCGAAACGCGATAGCACGGTCAATTGCTTGGCTATTGTTAGCAAACTCGATCCCTATAGAGCGTGTAAAAAAAATGTCACTCCAAGAGGAAGTGATGCGATATCTACCAAATGAATGGGAACCGGGGAAAGTGTTTCAATTGCAATCATTTCAAGGACATCAGTAA
- a CDS encoding cytochrome c family protein, whose amino-acid sequence MKNLVRAAVSVGIILVLVLYWWRQNQWNTGYQPTQPIAFSHKLHVQGNKIDCMYCHVGVERSAHATIPPVSVCMNCHSIVRTDRPAIQKLTELYNSGKPVEWVRIHRLPDHAYFSHKWHIAKGFACVECHGQIEQMDVVQQAKRLEMGDCVSCHRQNNAPTSCNTCHQ is encoded by the coding sequence ATGAAGAATCTGGTCCGAGCAGCGGTCAGTGTTGGTATAATCCTTGTGCTCGTATTGTACTGGTGGCGTCAAAACCAGTGGAATACCGGTTATCAACCAACTCAACCGATTGCCTTCAGCCATAAGTTGCACGTGCAAGGAAATAAAATCGACTGCATGTATTGTCATGTCGGCGTCGAACGCAGCGCACACGCTACGATCCCGCCGGTTAGTGTCTGCATGAATTGTCACTCCATCGTACGCACGGATCGCCCGGCGATTCAGAAACTTACGGAATTGTATAACAGCGGAAAACCGGTGGAATGGGTGCGAATCCATCGGCTGCCCGACCATGCCTATTTTAGTCATAAGTGGCATATCGCTAAAGGATTCGCCTGTGTCGAATGTCATGGGCAAATCGAACAGATGGATGTGGTGCAACAAGCGAAACGTCTCGAGATGGGGGATTGTGTGAGTTGCCATCGCCAGAATAACGCGCCGACCAGTTGTAATACCTGTCACCAGTAA